A genomic segment from Aspergillus chevalieri M1 DNA, chromosome 7, nearly complete sequence encodes:
- the NMT1_3 gene encoding glycylpeptide N-tetradecanoyltransferase swoF (BUSCO:EOG09261SS1;~COG:I;~EggNog:ENOG410PIAT;~InterPro:IPR022678,IPR022677,IPR022676,IPR016181, IPR000903;~PFAM:PF02799,PF01233;~go_function: GO:0004379 - glycylpeptide N-tetradecanoyltransferase activity [Evidence IEA];~go_process: GO:0006499 - N-terminal protein myristoylation [Evidence IEA]), with amino-acid sequence MSDKRELEKKAPEASNTDPANTSANDAGASKPAPRMDPKLTEALLELNPALKNELATMDKGKAAEALHNLDIAELLTGLSVGGKNPKDMASYKFWQTQPVQRFDEDFSKEVAEGPIKVIDPEKVSKEPDRLLEGFEWTTLDLTNQEELQELWDLLTNHYVEDDNAMFRFRYSQSFLHWALMSPGWKKEWHVGVRASKSKKLVASISGVPTEIRVRDQKLKVTEINFLCIHKKLRSKRLAPVLIKEITRRCYLNGIYQAIYTGGTLLPTPVSSCRYYHRPLDWLKLYEVGFSPLPHGSTKARQISKNHLPYVTSTPNLRPMGAKDIDAVQDLLERYEKRFDLNQAFNREEIEHWLLHKPEQKDQVVWSYVVEDPESHKITDFFSFYNLESTVIQHPKHDNVRAAYLYYYATETAFTGDQKALKERLLQLINDALILAKKAKFDVFNALTLHDNPLFLEQLKFGAGDGQLHYYIYNYRAAPIAGGVNEKNLPDEKKMGGVGVVML; translated from the exons ATGTCCGACAAGAGAGAACTCGAGAAAAAGGCCCCCGAGGCATCGAATACCGATCCTGCGAACACCAGCGCCAACGATGCCGGCGCATCAAAGCCCGCACCTAGAATGGATCCCAAACTGACCGAGGCACTCCTGGAACTAAACCCCGCCCTGAAGAACGAGTTGGCCACTATGGATAAAGGGAAAGCCGCAGAGGCACTGCACAATCTGGACATTGCCGAGTTGCTGACCGGGTTGTCCGTGGGCGGAAAGAACCCGAAGGACATGGCATCGTACAAGTTCTGGCAGACGCAGCCCGTGCAGCGGTTTGATGAGGATTTCAGCAAGGAGGTTGCAGAGGGGCCTATTAAGGTGATTGATCCGGAGAAGGTGTCGAAGGAACCGGATAGGTTGTTGGAAGGGTTTGAGTGGACGACGCTGGACTTGACGAATCAGGAGGAGTTGCAGGAGTTGTGGGATTTGTTGACGAATCATTATGTGGAGGATGATAATGCTATGTTTCGGTTTAGATACTCGCAGTCGTTTCTGCATTG GGCTTTGATGTCGCCGGGCTGGAAAAAGGAGTGGCACGTTGGTGTCCGCGCCTCCAAGTCGAAGAAGTTGGTCGCTTCCATTAGCGGTGTGCCAACGGAGATCCGAGTGCGCGACCAGAAGCTCAAGGTGACAGAGATCAACTTCCTTTGCATCCACAAGAAGCTCCGATCTAAGCGTCTGGCACCAGtcttgatcaaggagatcacGCGCCGGTGCTATTTGAACGGAATCTACCAGGCCATCTACACGGGAGGCACTCTCCTCCCCACCCCTGTCAGCTCGTGCCGCTACTACCACCGTCCCCTCGACTGGCTGAAGCTCTACGAGGTTGGCTTCTCGCCTCTTCCCCACGGATCTACCAAGGCTCGCCAAATCAGCAAGAACCACCTTCCCTACGTCACGTCCACCCCTAACCTGCGTCCTATGGGAGCCAAGGACATTGACGCTGTCCAAGACCTGCTCGAGCGGTACGAGAAGCGCTTTGACCTGAACCAGGCGTTTAACCGCGAGGAGATTGAACACTGGCTGCTGCACAAGCCGGAACAAAAGGATCAGGTGGTCTGGTCGTATGTCGTGGAGGACCCCGAAAGCCACAAGATTACcgacttcttttctttctacAACCTCGAGTCCACCGTTATTCAACACCCCAAGCATGATAACGTGCGCGCCGCCTACCTCTACTATTACGCAACCGAGACAGCCTTCACCGGAGACCAGAAGGCTCTCAAGGAGCGCTTGTTGCAGCTCATAAACGACGCCTTGATCTTGGCGAAGAAG GCCAAATTCGACGTCTTTAACGCCCTCACTCTCCACGACAACCCTCTATTCCTCGAGCAGCTCAAGTTTGGCGCTGGTGATGGCCAGCTCCACTACTACATTTACAATTACCGTGCGGCGCCTATTGCGGGAGGTGTCAATGAGAAGAACCTGCCCGACGAGAAGAAGATGGGTGGAGTTGGTGTTGTTATGCTGTAG
- a CDS encoding uncharacterized protein (COG:S;~EggNog:ENOG410PWZI;~InterPro:IPR014710,IPR010424,IPR011051,IPR008579;~PFAM:PF05899), with product MSSPWKVSSNLVPLTIIKGAGHEFIPLPQGQNATTADFHSVRTKTTESPAHFTSGFYKIEAGPQRPAHYNFEETKYVLSGQIDVLDEATGITHHLVPGDFAFFHVGSKVKFSTKSQGFAFYAVTRPVRTPHPNLEGREEGKAKL from the exons ATGAGCTCACCTTGGAAAGTGTCTAGCAACCTCGTCCCACTTACCATCATCAAAGGCGCCGGCCACGAGTTCATCCCCCTCCCTCAGGGCCAGAACGCAACTACAGCCGACTTCCACTCTGTGCGCACCAAGACGACTGAATCCCCTGCGCACTTTACCTCTGGATTCTATAAGATCGAGGCTGGGCCTCAAAGACCCGCGCACTATAATTTTGAGGAGACGAAGTATGTCCTCAGTGGTCAGATTGATGTTTTG GACGAGGCTACCGGAATCACTCATCACTTAGTTCCAGGAGACTTTGCTTTCTTCCACGTCGGATCCAAGGTCAAG TTCTCGACCAAGTCCCAAGGTTTTGCGTTCTACGCCGTGACTCGACCCGTTCGAACTCCCCACCCTAACCTTGAAGGCCGAGAAGAGGGCAAGGCCAAGCTGTGA
- the MET7_3 gene encoding tetrahydrofolate synthase (COG:H;~EggNog:ENOG410PHKQ;~InterPro:IPR001645,IPR036615,IPR018109,IPR023600, IPR036565;~go_function: GO:0004326 - tetrahydrofolylpolyglutamate synthase activity [Evidence IEA];~go_function: GO:0005524 - ATP binding [Evidence IEA];~go_function: GO:0016874 - ligase activity [Evidence IEA];~go_process: GO:0009058 - biosynthetic process [Evidence IEA];~go_process: GO:0009396 - folic acid-containing compound biosynthetic process [Evidence IEA]) produces the protein MGSSRTYPLFQRSLLLRRFSTSCTMSRSYGDAIAALNSLQTNFAAIQRFNQTRSRDDMNKTSISEMVEWLRRIGYQRSDLNRLNAVHVAGTKGKGSTSSFITSILSQYASPSSKVNRVGLYTSPHLRFARERIGIDNAPLSEEKFAKYFFEVWDRLEQAAVAAGEDPKGPLAKPQYFRYLTLMAFHTYLSEGVNAAVIECGIGGEYDCTNVIERPAVSAIASLGIDHTAMLGDTIEQIAWHKGGVIKSGAKAFSVSQAAGAEQVLQRRAEEKATQISIVSRHPDLESTDIKLGLAGDFQYTNATLAVATAAEYLRKAGVEGIPEDIMSQPLPVEFRRGLELARLGGRCETRHEKNVTWYIDGGHTMESIKVAGEWFVSQVKANSSSTETADRKLRLLIFNQQTRDSNALAKALHNTLSAALEADRPFTHAIFCTNVTYKEAGYRPDLVSMNTSATDIEKLKVQNSLAETWKEVDPRTEVQVYSTIEEAVDYARELATKEQGIVADEAPLMTFVTGSLHLVGGFLDVIETKPGPQ, from the exons ATGGGTAGTTCTCGCACTTACCCTTTGTTCCAGAGAAGCCTTTTGCTACGACGATTCTCTACTTCTTGCACAATGTCTCGCAGTTACGGG GATGCAATCGCAGCGCTCAATTCGCTGCAAACTAATTTTGCGGCGATCCAGAGGTTTAATCAAACGCGcagcagggatgatatgAACAAAACATCTATTTCGGAGATGGTTGAATGGTTAAGACGTATCGGGTACCAG CGCTCTGATCTGAACCGCCTGAATGCAGTCCATGTCGCCGGTACCAAGGGAAAGGGCTCTACTTCGTCGTTTATCACGTCTATCCTCTCGCAGTATGCCAGTCCGTCGTCGAAAGTCAACCGAGTCGGCCTGTACACCTCCCCCCATTTGAGATTTGCCCGGGAGCGCATCGGGATAGACAATGCGCCTTTGTCGGAGGAGAAATTCGCCAAGTACTTCTTCGAAGTGTGGGACCGGCTCGAACAGGCTGCGGTAGCAGCTGGGGAGGATCCGAAGGGACCGCTTGCAAAACCACAATACTTCCGATACTTGACGCTTATGGCCTTCCACACATATTTGAGCGAAGGGGTGAACGCTGCGGTCATTGAATGCGGCATTGGTGGAGAGTACGACTGCACAAATGTGATTGAGCGGCCAGCAGTCAGCGCAATTGCTAGTCTGGGCATTGACCATACGGCGATGTTGGGCGACACGATAGAACAAATTGCGTGGCATAAGGGTGGAGTTATTAAGTCTGGGGCCAAGGCTTTCAGTGTTTCGCAGGCCGCTGGTGCTGAACAGGTTCTGCAACGACGTGCGGAGGAGAAGGCGACACAGATTTCTATCGTATCGCGCCACCCCGACCTCGAAAGCACTGATATTAAGCTTGGTCTGGCCGGTGATTTCCAATACACGAATGCGACGTTGGCCGTTGCGACTGCTGCTGAGTACCTGAGGAAGGCTGGGGTGGAAGGTATCCCAGAGGACATAATGAGCCAGCCTTTGCCTGTCGAATTCCGCCGGGGACTTGAATTGGCTCGTTTGGGAGGCCGATGCGAAACGAGACACGAGAAGAACGTCACGTGGTACATTGATGGAGGCCATACCATGGAGAGCATCAAGGTGGCTGGCGAGTGGTTCGTCTCTCAAGTCAAAGCAAACTCGTCGTCAACTGAGACTGCAGACCGGAAGCTGCGGCTTCTAATCTTCAACCAACAGACTCGCGACAGCAATGCGCTGGCTAAGGCACTTCACAACACGCTATCCGCGGCTCTTGAAGCAGACAGGCCGTTCACCCACGCGATTTTCTGCACCAATGTCACATACAAGGAGGCTGGCTACCGGCCTGATCTCGTGAGCATGAACACGAGTGCCACTGATATAGAAAAACTGAAAGTCCAGAACAGTCTTGCCGAGACGTGGAAGGAAGTTGACCCTCGAACCGAAGTTCAAGTGTACAGTACTATTGAAGAAGCTGTCGATTACGCCCGGGAGCTCGCCACGAAAGAGCAGGGTATCGTCGCGGATGAAGCGCCGTTGATGACCTTTGTCACCGGCAGCTTGCATTTGGTGGGCGGATTCCTCGATGTGATTGAAACCAAACCAGGCCCGCAGTGA
- a CDS encoding uncharacterized protein (COG:S;~EggNog:ENOG410PGZZ;~InterPro:IPR017850,IPR000917;~PFAM:PF00884;~TransMembrane:4 (n12-22c26/27o42-63i75-98o128-150i186-203o);~go_function: GO:0003824 - catalytic activity [Evidence IEA];~go_function: GO:0008484 - sulfuric ester hydrolase activity [Evidence IEA]), with protein MFVSRSHFWQPFLVSILAVSVLSSKALHVFQHVHSVPRYSLVLYLPTFFAQDVLLCIAVWFLLHKTSGVKSVAATAFAGIIVCIALAAASSQIGFYLVTGSEIRWNTAKSVGNDPEGRKLMMSGLRPVLAVSGCLTVISWFLTPHIYALITRWVSALFDGTTELEDSTSVLPGPDTKQQVRTRNPARIWTLCFTIAITGLWIVRPSVPYNHMSGTLPVVLMQVFIPHHHSSHGDIEQQFPFPDLLESEFWEAPHGHFPGWAPTASHATPETYIRSQPWWSFGRLPRGFGRWADPTNFAKSGSDGNKDEATPYYNPVTDPLKISNLDLPVLEPLKQALQDHDIPINHVVFVLLESARKDLFPFKAGSPLHDKILASHDTTDEAVVQKVNEKLSKLTPVAEQLTGQSSGFFAGDSAGQSKLGGIDIEGVSTGSSLSFKSAVMNYCGVQPLPVNFMKEAESDIYQPCIMQILDLFNQMKSDRTDAVHDRKWKSVFLQSITGRYDNQDVLNENMGFNESIYKETLIDSHSRHYHVPMEKINYFGYPEPEIYPYIQDAINDAVENKTRLFLSHFTSTTHHPWGTPNAFEYNDYFSKDSVLGNHQDMNSYLNAIHYVDTWLGEVMKLLDNSGISNETLVVLVGDHGQAFQEDAPISGTYQNPHISNFQIPLVFHHPLLPRMQITANTTSISILPTILDLLIQTKSLNTQDSDIASDLLHQYEGQSLIRPYKATHNGRQAWNFNVINPGGEILSVGSAAAPYRLIIPMTGDFEYRFVHREKDPEEVEAITEWEVEMLAEHVRHVYGDGAATWVAEAEKVGGWWIGERWRLWDYDGE; from the exons ATGCATCGCCTTGGCCGCAGCGTCATCGCAAATCGGCTTCTACCTCGTCACAGGTAGCGAGATTCGTTGGAACACCGCTAAAAGCGTCGGAAATGACCCCGAAGGAAGAAAGTTGATGATGAGTGGCCTGAGACCAGTCCTTGCCGTCTCAGGGTGCCTTACCGTCATCTCATGGTTCCTGACGCCTCATATTTACGCCCTGATCACCCGCTGGGTGTCTGCACTGTTCGATGGAACAACAGAGCTAGAGGATTCTACCTCAGTTCTACCGGGGCCTGATACAAAGCAGCAAGTCCGCACAAGAAATCCAGCCCGGATCTGGACATTATGCTTCACAATAGCAATTACCGGGTTATGGATTGTTCGGCCGTCCGTGCCGTATAATCATATGTCCGGAACCCTGCCTGTCGTCCTCATGCAAGTTTTTATCCCCCATCACCATAGTTCTCACGGCGATATAGAGCAACAATTTCCGTTCCCGGACCTTCTGGAGTCAGAGTTCTGGGAAGCACCTCATGGCCATTTTCCAGGATGGGCACCAACTGCATCCCATGCTACCCCAGAAACATATATCCGGTCCCAGCCTTGGTGGTCGTTTGGTCGATTGCCTCGAGGTTTCGGACGGTGGGCAGATCCGACTAACTTTGCAAAGAGTGGCTCGGATGGGAACAAGGATGAAGCCACGCCTTATTATAACCCGGTAACCGATCCTCTGAAGATTTCAAACTTGGATTTGCCAGTCTTAGAACCGTTGAAACAGGCATTGCAAGACCATGACATTCCAATTAACCACGTCGTGTTTGTTCTGCTGGAAAGTGCTCGGAAGGATCTGTTTCCTTTCAAGGCTGGTTCTCCTCTCCACGATAAGATCCTCGCCTCCCATGACACTACGGACGAGGCTGTCGTCCAAAAGGTCAACGAGAAATTATCTAAACTCACGCCGGTTGCTGAACAACTTACGGGACAGTCATCCGGCTTCTTTGCAGGGGACTCGGCTGGTCAATCCAAACTGGGCGGAATCGATATCGAAGGCGTTTCCACAGGCAGTAGCCTTTCCTTCAAGAGCGCTGTTATGAATTACTGTGGTGTGCAGCCACTGCCTGTCAACTTCATGAAGGAAGCAGAGTCGGATATCTATCAGCCATGCATCATGCAGATCCTCGACCTGTTCAACCAAATGAAGAGTGATAGGACCGATGCCGTGCATGACCGTAAATGGAAGTCTGTCTTTCTGCAATCGATCACTGGTCGCTATGATAACCAGGATGTTCTCAATGAGAATATGGGATTTAATGAGTCTATCTATAAAGAAACTCTCATCGACAGCCACTCCAGGCATTACCACGTGCCGATGGAGAAGATCAATTACTTTGG GTACCCCGAGCCTGAAATATACCCGTACATTCAAGACGCGATTAATGATGCCGTGGAGAACAAAACCCGGTTATTCTTATCTCACTTTACCAGCACCACCCATCATCCTTGGGGAACTCCAAATGCCTTTGAGTATAACGACTACTTTTCGAAAGACAGCGTCCTGGGGAACCACCAGGATATGAACTCGTACCTCAACGCCATTCATTATGTGGACACCTGGCTAGGCGAAGTCATGAAGCTTCTCGATAATTCCGGAATTTCCAACGAAACCCTAGTAGTCCTCGTGGGAGACCA CGGCCAAGCCTTCCAAGAAGACGCCCCCATCTCCGGGACCTACCAAAACCCACACATCAGCAACTTCCAAATCCCCCTCGTCTTCCACCACCCCCTCCTCCCACGCATGCAAATCACCGCAAACActacctccatctccatcctccCCACAATCCTCGACCTCCTCATCCAAACCAAATCCCTCAACACCCAAGACTCTGACATCGCTTCTGACCTCCTCCACCAATACGAAGGCCAGTCCCTCATCCGCCCCTACAAAGCCACCCACAACGGCCGCCAGGCATGGAACTTCAACGTGATTAATCCCGGAGGTGAGATTTTGAGCGTGGGCTCCGCTGCGGCGCCGTACAGACTTATTATCCCCATGACAGGCGATTTTGAGTATCGGTTTGTTCATCGGGAGAAGGATCCCGAGGAGGTAGAGGCGATCACGGAGTGGGAGGTTGAGATGCTGGCTGAGCATGTTAGGCATGTTTATGGGGATGGGGCTGCGACGTGGGTTGCTGAGGCTGAGAAGGTTGGGGGGTGGTGGATTGGGGAGAGGTGGAGGTTGTGGGATTATGATGGGGAATAA
- the RTC5 gene encoding TLD domain-containing protein (COG:O;~EggNog:ENOG410PIPH;~InterPro:IPR006571;~PFAM:PF07534) codes for MGLSQSVEDGVQSTPEALSYILAERFATKCFTPLELTHFKDNFFSRATDQNGLKYWNEKTLSDFLGIPDSSETECPLDAGPVIFRMVSYLGAFPFQKTLAPSVLTFDAMVKVVVLLTERYGRVLRRGRRDRIRLLFGSLADVGRKDLGPSGQDEENGDGNASKGRHPFGYDIDQPANDDEEDEDGDDLALAALESLDAIEVFKHDQRVDRTVYEAHISTDTFRRLLMLLLVIAPLKTLDDVRTYTGDLSAERMETVRNEADHILAAFIEDETTGSGSGISYKSFSKMVSNSLQHLFDPLTPLFEHMLFSKNLDLSQKRGRTDSMQSVHTEEQSESDTSVLPSPPPVLLSGAFESVILNLSLISHLSFFLPSTSRGLSFLQSGAQLHPVFSTAAHGSSLTSFSHNVLTWQAPSLMILNGVTEENKTITLGAYLPSPWSSFHHSSSSSKTPDTLPSLFQLSPKHLLLPGNPSPSFHQGATTPTAYFSTATGLALGCKLPPSSRTSIAQPIPHGAGSLLIDSSLESADFHVSTVGHDGAFLPPEIVSTSPTSEKTHIDIYNLEIWGVVQPEDSSASTGQRQSAVEVQKAKWEFEAREVERRRNVNLNAGVGDSARESARWMLESAGLVGESGKYGGSV; via the exons ATGGGATTAAGCCAGTCCGTCGAAGATGGGGTTCAGTCCACTCCAG AGGCCCTAAGCTACATCCTCGCCGAACGCTTCGCCACAAAATGCTTCACCCCGCTAGAACTAACCCACTTCAAAGATAACTTCTTCTCCCGTGCAACAGACCAAAACGGGCTGAAATACTGGAACGAAAAGACTCTCTCCGATTTCCTGGGCATCCCGGATAGCAGTGAAACTGAATGTCCGCTTGATGCTGGTCCGGTTATTTTCCGGATGGTTTCGTATTTAGGGGCGTTTCCGTTTCAGAAGACGCTGGCTCCGAGTGTATTGACTTTTGATGCTATGGTGAAGGTGGTTGTGTTGCTGACTGAGCGGTATGGGAGGGTGCTTagaagagggaggagggaTAGGATTAGGTTGTTGTTTGGGAGTCTTGCGGATGTTGGGAGGAAAGATTTGGGCCCTTCTGGCCAGGATGAGGAGAATGGCGATGGTAATGCTTCCAAGGGACGACATCCGTTTGGATATGATATCGACCAGCCCGCCAatgacgatgaagaggatgaagatggcgaTGATCTTGCTTTAGCAGCTTTAGAATCGCTGGATGCCATTGAAGTGTTCAAGCACGATCAGCGCGTGGACAGGACTGTCTATGAAGCTCATATCTCGACGGACACGTTCCGTCGTTTGTTGATGCTACTTCTTGTCATCGCACCGTTGAAGACACTTGACGACGTCAGGACATACACGGGTGACCTGAGTGCAGAGCGCATGGAGACAGTCAGAAACGAGGCAGACCACATTCTGGCCGCGTTCATCGAGGACGAAACCACTGGAAGTGGCAGCGGTATCAGCTACAAGTCGTTCTCGAAGATGGTATCCAACTCGTTGCAGCACCTGTTCGATCCGTTGACGCCGTTATTCGAACACATGCTCTTTAGCAAGAATCTGGATTTATCTCAGAAGCGAGGAAGAACTGATTCGATGCAATCAGTGCATACAGAGGAACAATCAGAATCGGATACTTCTGTGCTGCCGTCACCGCCCCCTGTCTTGCTTTCTGGCGCGTTTGAATCTGTGATTCTAAATTTGAGTCTGATATCCCATCTTTCATTCTTCCTACCATCCACCTCTCGTGGCCTGAGCTTCCTCCAAAGCGGCGCACAACTACACCCCGTCTTTTCGACCGCAGCCCACGGCTCATCTctcacctccttctcccacAATGTGCTTACCTGGCAAGCACCCTCCCTCATGATCCTCAACGGAGTCACAgaagaaaacaaaacaatAACCCTAGGCGCCTACCTCCCCTCTCCCTGGTCCTCCTTCCACcactcctcatcctcatcgaaAACCCCCGACACACTCCCCTCCCTCTTCCAACTCTCACCAAAACACCTCTTACTCCCTGGAAACCCTTCCCCCTCATTCCACCAAGGCGCAACCACACCAACCGCCTATTTCTCCACAGCAACCGGCCTCGCTCTCGGCTGCAAACTCCCACCCTCATCCAGAACAAGCATAGCCCAACCAATCCCCCATGGCGCAGGAAGTCTCCTTATCGACTCCAGTCTCGAATCAGCAGATTTCCATGTTTCGACCGTAGGACACGATGGTGCTTTCCTCCCGCCAGAGATCGTCTCTACATCGCCGACATCTGAAAAGACACACATTGACATCTACAACCTGGAGATATGGGGTGTTGTGCAGCCGGAAGACTCCTCAGCATCGACAGGACAGAGACAAAGTGCTGTTGAAGTACAGAAGGCGAAGTGGGAGTTTGAGGCGAGGGaggtggagaggaggaggaatgtAAACTTGAATGCTGGGGTTGGGGATAGTGCAAGGGAAAGTGCGAGGTGGATGTTGGAGTCGGCGGGTTTGGTCGGGGAGAGTGGGAAGTATGGGGGGAGTGTTTGA
- a CDS encoding putative phosphoinositide phosphatase (Sac1) (COG:I;~EggNog:ENOG410PGMX;~InterPro:IPR002013;~PFAM:PF02383;~TransMembrane:2 (o587-608i620-646o);~go_function: GO:0042578 - phosphoric ester hydrolase activity [Evidence IEA]): MAPPVLPFRDINLHASSSHYAFTSPSSPDAPTLILDRPTGDLRLHDGTLSGAKRISSIAGILGIIKLKLDKYLIVITKAQPMGRLRGHMVYKVAATEFLPLRERPLHDYDEDTYLALLKELLRTGPMYFSYSLDITNSFQRQSQSNQSLPMWKRADDRFFWNRFIQSDLIDFSLGEHDNTGVRYGPQPGVDPYILPVMFGMLRITPAKVKSTSFVFALITRRSRHRAGTRYFSRGIDEQGHVSNYNETEQIVILNDTAGGLSGFAGGQSMKDEKAGQDTQVLSFVQTRGSVPVYWAEVNDLKYTPKLQVRGVETAVDAARKHFVEQIELYGENYLVNLVNQKGREERVKRAYEQMVRALVSPTAEDTEANGATPEKVHILEAKQIQKELDRLHYIYFDFHSETKGLKWHRAELLMDRLVNGLSRGGYFRGVENPGAPGGSLDIRLVQTSVVRTNCMDCLDRTNVVQSMLGRWAITQQLVEAGYLSPGEHATADPAFEDLFRNIWADNADVVSKSYSGTGALKTDFTRTGNRTRAGMVQDLSNSITRYVRNNFLDGPRQDGFDVFLGAYLPPDSTLGSFQLFFDRRPLAIQSVPYILATSIFMIMVSIFTKRDPDSAVWPLRLFAIFWMVVAAWCLRFVSGHGMLYVSIYSSLRQSCYSVLITLTQVNWPKLNTPSASAEGYQDALAKARSDPIIGHWIPIKRHQRGYSNARLGFLEEGKTRIE; encoded by the exons ATGGCTCCTCCTGTGCTTCCGTTCCGTGATATTAATCTACACGCCTCGTCGTCTCACTATGCTTTCACCTCTCCCTCGTCGCCAGATGCGCCGACGCTCATCCTGGACCGGCCAACCGGGGACTTGCGCCTCCACGATGGTACCTTGTCAGGGGCGAAGCGGATCAGCAGCATCGCTGGAATTCTGGGTATCATCAAACTGAAGCTGG ACAAGTATCTCATTGTCATCACCAAGGCTCAGCCGATGGGAAGACTCCGTGGCCATATGGTTTACAAAGTGGCCGCAACAGAGTTCCTCCCTCTGCGTGAGCGTCCTCTGCATGACTATGATGAGGATACCTATCTGGCGCTGTTGAAGGAGCTGCTTCGGACTGGGCCGATGTACTTCTCTTACTCCCTGGACATCACTAACAGTTTCCAGCGTCAGTCACAGAGTAACCAAAGTCTTCCCATGTGGAAACGCGCTGACGACCGCTTTTTCTGGAATCGCTTCATCCAGTCTGACTTGATTGATTTTAGTCTCGGAGAACATGACAACACTGGTGTTCGTTACGGTCCTCAGCCCGGAGTTGATCCGTACATCTTGCCAGTGATGTTCGGTATGCTGCGCATAACTCCGGCAAAGGTCAAGTCCACATCTTTCGTGTTTGCCCTAATCACTAGGAGATCGAGACATCGGGCTGGTACAAGATACTTCTCGCGGGGAATTGATGAACAAGGCCATGTCTCCAATTACAACGAAACGGAGCAAATTGTGATCCTGAACGACACGGCCGGTGGGCTCTCAGGGTTTGCTGGTGGACAATCGATGAAGGATGAAAAGGCAGGCCAAGATACGCAGGTCCTGTCCTTCGTGCAAACCAGGGGAAGTGTTCCAGTATACTGGGCGGAAGTCAATGACCTTAAGTATACCCCGAAGCTTCAGGTTCGCGGGGTGGAGACGGCAGTTGATGCGGCGCGCAAGCATTTTGTCGAGCAAATTGAACTATACGGGGAGAACTACCTGGTCAACCTGGTGAATCAGAAGGGCCGGGAAGAGCGCGTGAAACGAGCGTATGAGCAAATGGTGCGCGCATTGGTCTCGCCGACAGCCGAGGATACTGAGGCCAATGGCGCTACACCTGAAAAGGTACACATTCTGGAGGCTAAGCAGATCCAGAAGGAGTTGGACCGTCTTCACTACATATACTTTGACTTCCACAGCGAAACCAAGGGCCTCAAGTGGCATCGCGCTGAGTTGTTGATGGATCGCTTAGTGAATGGGCTTTCGCGAGGTGGCTATTTCCGTGGTGTAGAAAACCCTGGTGCCCCTGGTGGATCACTGGACATTCGATTAGTGCAAACCAGTGTTGTCCGGACCAACTGCATGGATTGCTTGGATCGGACAAACGTCGTGCAGAGTATGCTTGGACGTTGGGCTATCACACAACAGCTTGTAGAGGCTGGATACCTTAGCCCTGGTGAACACGCCACGGCTGACCCGGCGTTCGAAGATCTGTTCCGCAATATCTGGGCTGATAATGCCGATGTCGTATCCAAGTCATACTCCGGTACAGGGGCCTTGAAGACGGACTTTACTCGTACTGGAAACCGCACGCGGGCCGGAATGGTGCAAGATCTCAGCAACTCTATCACTCGATACGTGCGCAATAACTTTCTGGATGGTCCCCGACAAGACGGGTTCGACGTGTTCCTGGGAGCCTATCTTCCCCCGGACTCAACTCTTGGCAGCTTCCAGCTCTTCTTCGACCGTCGGCCATTGGCCATCCAGTCTGTCCCGTACATCCTTGCCACAAGTATCTTCATGATTATGGTTTCCATCTTCACCAAGCGCGACCCTGATTCCGCCGTGTGGCCTCTTCGTCTGTTTGCCATATTCTGGATGGTTGTTGCCGCATGGTGTCTGCGTTTCGTCTCTGGACATGGAATGCTCTATGTAAGCATCTACTCGAGTCTACGGCAATCATGTTACAGCGTGCTAATCACGTTAACACAGGTGAACTGGCCAAAGCTGAATACTCCTTCAGCTAGCGCAGAAGGATACCAGGATGCGCTCGCTAAAGCACGATCGGACCCAATTATTGGACATTGGATTCCTATCAAGAGACACCAACGGGGCTATAGCAATGCTCGTTTGGGCTTCCTGGAAGAAGGGAAAACGAGGATCGAATAG